A single window of Leclercia adecarboxylata DNA harbors:
- the putA gene encoding trifunctional transcriptional regulator/proline dehydrogenase/L-glutamate gamma-semialdehyde dehydrogenase, translated as MGMTTMGVKLDDATRERIKSAATRIDRTPHWLIKQAIFNYLEKLESNDDLPELPALLAGAANESDEHTDAAEEIHQPFLEFAEQILPQSVSRAAITAAWRRAETDAVPMLLEQARLPEPIASQAHSLAYQLAEKLRNQKNATGRAGMVQSLLQEFSLSSQEGVALMCLAEALLRIPDKATRDALIRDKISNGNWHSHIGRSPSLFVNAATWGLLFTGRLVSTHNEASLSRSLNRIIGKSGEPLIRKGVDMAMRLMGEQFVTGETIAEALANARKLEDKGFRYSYDMLGEAALTAADAQAYLVSYQQAIHAIGKASNGRGIYEGPGISIKLSALHPRYSRAQYDRVMEELYPRLKSLTLLARQYDIGINIDAEEADRLEISLDLLEKLCFEPELAGWNGIGFVIQAYQKRCPFVIDYLIDLATRSRRRLMIRLVKGAYWDSEIKRAQMDGLEGYPVYTRKVYTDVSYLACAKKLLGVPNLIYPQFATHNAHTLAAIYQLAGQNYYPGQYEFQCLHGMGEPLYEQVTGKVADGKLNRPCRIYAPVGTHETLLAYLVRRLLENGANTSFVNRIADTTLPLDELVADPVQAVEKMAAQEGQVGLPHPKIALPRELYGNGRVNSSGLDLANEHRLASLSSSLLNSALQKWQARPILEQPVIAGEMQPVVNPAEPKDIVGFAREATEQEVDLALDSAVNNAPIWFATPPQERAAILERAAVLMEDQMQQLIGILVREAGKTFSNAIAEVREAVDFLHYYAGQVRDDFDNETHRPLGPVVCISPWNFPLAIFTGQIAAALAAGNSVLAKPAEQTPLIAAQGINILLEAGVPPGVVQLLPGRGETVGAKLTADNRVRGVMFTGSTEVASLLQRNIATRLDAQGRPTPLIAETGGMNAMIVDSSALTEQVVVDVVASAFDSAGQRCSALRVLCLQDDIADHTLKMLRGAMGECRMGNPGRLTTDIGPVIDAEAKTNIENHIQAMRAKGRPVFQAVRENSEDAREWTSGTFVAPTLIELASFDELKKEVFGPVLHVVRYNRNNLDALIEQINASGYGLTLGVHTRIDETIAQVTGSAKVGNLYVNRNMVGAVVGVQPFGGEGLSGTGPKAGGPMYLYRLLANRPANALGVTLGRQDAQYPVDTQVKAVLTQPLEALATWAEKRPELRALCQQYGELAQAGTQRVLPGPTGERNTWTLMPRERVLCVADNEQDALVQLAAALATGCEVLWPEDALHRDLAKQLPNAVTARIHFAKADVLTSQPFDAVIYHGDSDQLRELCEQVADRKGAIVSVQGFARGEDNLQLERLYVERSLSVNTAAAGGNASLMTIG; from the coding sequence ATGGGCATGACCACCATGGGGGTTAAGCTGGATGACGCAACCCGCGAACGGATTAAATCGGCAGCCACGCGGATCGACCGCACGCCGCACTGGTTAATTAAGCAGGCCATCTTTAACTATCTGGAAAAGCTGGAGAGCAACGACGACCTGCCAGAGCTGCCTGCCCTGCTGGCCGGTGCCGCCAATGAGAGCGACGAACACACCGACGCTGCGGAAGAGATCCACCAGCCGTTCCTCGAATTTGCCGAGCAGATCCTGCCCCAGTCGGTGAGCCGTGCGGCCATTACTGCCGCCTGGCGCCGCGCAGAGACCGACGCCGTGCCGATGCTGCTGGAGCAGGCGCGCCTGCCGGAGCCGATTGCTTCCCAGGCCCACAGCCTGGCGTATCAGCTGGCCGAAAAGCTGCGCAACCAGAAAAACGCCACCGGCCGTGCCGGGATGGTGCAGAGCCTGCTGCAGGAATTCTCGCTTTCCTCGCAGGAGGGCGTGGCCCTGATGTGTCTGGCGGAAGCGCTGTTGCGTATCCCGGACAAAGCAACCCGCGACGCGCTGATCCGCGACAAGATCAGCAACGGCAACTGGCATTCGCACATCGGCCGCAGCCCGTCGCTGTTCGTTAACGCCGCCACCTGGGGCCTGCTGTTTACCGGCCGTCTGGTCTCCACCCACAACGAAGCCAGCCTCTCCCGCTCCCTGAACCGCATTATCGGCAAGAGCGGCGAGCCGCTGATCCGTAAAGGCGTGGACATGGCAATGCGCCTGATGGGCGAGCAGTTCGTTACCGGAGAAACCATCGCCGAAGCCCTGGCCAACGCCCGCAAGCTGGAAGATAAAGGCTTCCGCTACTCCTACGATATGCTGGGCGAAGCGGCACTGACCGCCGCCGACGCGCAGGCCTATCTGGTCTCTTACCAGCAGGCGATCCACGCCATCGGTAAAGCCTCTAACGGTCGCGGCATTTATGAAGGCCCGGGGATCTCGATTAAGCTCTCCGCCCTGCACCCGCGCTACAGCCGCGCCCAGTACGACCGCGTCATGGAAGAGCTCTATCCGCGCCTGAAATCCCTGACCCTGCTGGCGCGCCAGTATGACATCGGGATCAACATTGATGCCGAAGAGGCCGACCGCCTGGAGATCTCTCTCGATCTGCTGGAAAAACTGTGCTTCGAGCCGGAGCTGGCGGGCTGGAACGGGATTGGCTTCGTGATCCAGGCCTACCAGAAGCGCTGCCCGTTTGTGATTGATTACCTGATTGACCTCGCTACCCGTAGCCGTCGCCGCCTGATGATCCGTCTGGTGAAGGGCGCCTACTGGGACAGCGAGATCAAGCGCGCGCAGATGGACGGTCTCGAGGGCTATCCGGTCTACACCCGCAAGGTCTATACCGACGTCTCTTACCTCGCCTGCGCCAAAAAGCTGCTCGGCGTGCCGAACCTGATCTACCCGCAGTTCGCCACCCACAACGCCCACACCTTAGCGGCTATCTACCAGCTGGCCGGTCAGAACTACTATCCGGGCCAGTACGAATTCCAGTGCCTGCACGGCATGGGTGAACCGCTGTACGAGCAGGTCACCGGTAAAGTGGCGGATGGCAAACTGAACCGTCCATGCCGTATCTACGCCCCGGTCGGCACCCATGAAACCCTGCTGGCCTACCTGGTGCGTCGTCTGCTGGAGAACGGGGCTAACACCTCCTTCGTGAACCGCATCGCCGATACCACCCTGCCGCTGGACGAGCTGGTGGCGGATCCGGTGCAGGCCGTCGAGAAAATGGCTGCCCAGGAAGGTCAGGTGGGCCTGCCGCATCCGAAGATTGCCCTGCCGCGCGAGCTGTACGGCAACGGGCGCGTCAACTCTTCCGGTCTGGACCTGGCGAACGAACACCGCCTGGCGTCTCTCTCCTCGTCGCTGCTGAACAGCGCCCTGCAGAAATGGCAGGCCAGACCGATCCTCGAGCAGCCGGTTATCGCTGGCGAAATGCAGCCGGTGGTCAACCCGGCCGAGCCGAAAGATATCGTCGGCTTTGCCCGGGAAGCGACCGAACAGGAAGTGGATCTGGCCCTCGACAGCGCGGTGAACAACGCGCCGATCTGGTTCGCCACTCCGCCGCAGGAGCGCGCCGCGATCCTCGAACGTGCTGCGGTGCTGATGGAAGATCAGATGCAGCAGCTGATTGGCATTCTGGTGCGCGAGGCGGGTAAAACCTTCAGCAACGCCATCGCCGAGGTGCGCGAAGCCGTTGACTTCCTGCACTACTATGCCGGTCAGGTCCGCGACGACTTTGACAACGAAACCCACCGCCCGCTGGGGCCGGTGGTCTGTATCAGCCCGTGGAACTTCCCGCTGGCGATCTTCACCGGGCAGATTGCCGCCGCCCTTGCCGCCGGTAACAGCGTGCTGGCGAAACCGGCCGAGCAGACGCCGCTGATTGCCGCCCAGGGGATCAACATCCTGCTGGAAGCAGGTGTCCCGCCGGGCGTGGTGCAGCTGCTGCCAGGCCGCGGCGAGACCGTCGGCGCGAAGCTGACCGCCGATAACCGCGTGCGCGGGGTAATGTTCACCGGCTCCACCGAAGTGGCCTCCCTGCTGCAACGCAATATCGCCACCCGTCTCGACGCCCAGGGCCGTCCGACCCCGCTGATCGCCGAAACCGGCGGCATGAACGCGATGATCGTCGACTCCTCCGCCCTCACCGAACAGGTGGTGGTGGACGTGGTGGCCTCGGCCTTCGACAGCGCCGGACAGCGCTGCTCTGCCCTGCGCGTGCTCTGCCTGCAGGATGATATCGCTGACCACACCCTGAAAATGCTGCGTGGCGCGATGGGCGAGTGCCGGATGGGCAACCCGGGCCGTCTGACCACCGACATCGGGCCGGTGATCGATGCCGAAGCCAAAACCAACATTGAGAATCACATCCAGGCGATGCGTGCCAAGGGCCGTCCGGTGTTCCAGGCGGTGCGTGAGAACAGCGAAGACGCCCGCGAGTGGACCAGCGGCACCTTTGTGGCGCCAACCCTGATCGAGCTGGCCAGCTTCGACGAGCTGAAGAAAGAGGTCTTCGGCCCGGTGCTGCACGTGGTGCGTTACAACCGTAACAACCTCGATGCGCTTATTGAGCAGATCAACGCCTCCGGCTACGGTCTGACGCTGGGCGTGCATACCCGTATCGACGAAACCATCGCTCAGGTAACTGGCAGCGCGAAGGTCGGCAACCTGTACGTGAACCGTAATATGGTTGGCGCGGTCGTTGGCGTGCAGCCGTTCGGCGGCGAAGGGCTGTCTGGCACCGGTCCGAAAGCCGGGGGGCCGATGTACCTGTACCGCCTGCTGGCGAACCGTCCGGCCAACGCCCTCGGCGTGACCCTGGGTCGTCAGGATGCACAATACCCGGTGGATACGCAGGTGAAAGCGGTCCTGACTCAGCCGCTGGAAGCTCTCGCGACCTGGGCTGAAAAACGTCCTGAACTGCGTGCGCTGTGCCAGCAGTATGGCGAGCTGGCGCAGGCCGGTACCCAGCGCGTGCTGCCTGGCCCGACCGGCGAGCGCAACACCTGGACCCTGATGCCGCGCGAGCGCGTGCTCTGCGTGGCGGATAACGAGCAGGATGCGCTGGTTCAGCTGGCGGCGGCGTTAGCGACCGGATGTGAAGTGCTGTGGCCGGAAGATGCCCTGCACCGCGACCTGGCGAAGCAGCTGCCGAACGCGGTAACCGCGCGCATTCACTTTGCGAAGGCGGATGTACTGACCAGCCAGCCGTTTGACGCGGTGATCTATCACGGGGACTCCGACCAGCTGCGCGAGCTGTGCGAGCAGGTTGCAGACCGGAAAGGCGCCATTGTGTCGGTGCAGGGCTTCGCCCGCGGCGAAGACAATCTGCAGCTGGAGCGTCTGTACGTGGAGCGCTCCCTCAGCGTCAACACCGCTGCCGCAGGAGGTAACGCCAGCCTGATGACCATCGGCTAA
- the putP gene encoding sodium/proline symporter PutP, with protein MAISTPMLVTFLIYIFGMILIGFLAWRSTKNFDDYILGGRSLGPFVTALSAGASDMSGWLLMGLPGAIFLSGISESWIAIGLTLGAWINWKLVAGRLRVHTEANNNALTLPDYFTGRFEDNSRILRIISALVILLFFTIYCASGIVAGARLFESTFGMSYETALWAGAAATILYTFVGGFLAVSWTDTVQASLMIFALILTPVIVILSVGGLGDSLAVIQQKSIENVDMLKGLNFVAIVSLMGWGLGYFGQPHILARFMAADSHHTIVHARRISMAWMILCLGGACAVGFFGIAYFNNNPALAGAVNQNAERVFIELAQILFNPWIAGILLSAILAAVMSTLSCQLLVCSSAITEDLYKAFLRKNASQKELVWVGRFMVLVVALVSIALAANPENRVLGLVSYAWAGFGAAFGPVVLFSVMWSRMTRNGALAGMIIGAVTVIVWKQFAWLGLYEIIPGFIFGSIGIVVFSLLGKAPSAAMQKRFAEADAHYHTAPPTKLQAE; from the coding sequence ATGGCAATTAGCACACCGATGCTGGTGACATTTCTTATCTATATTTTTGGCATGATCCTGATAGGGTTCCTTGCATGGCGTTCAACCAAAAACTTTGACGACTACATTCTCGGCGGACGCAGTTTAGGCCCGTTCGTGACCGCGCTCTCTGCGGGTGCATCGGATATGAGCGGCTGGCTGCTGATGGGCCTGCCTGGTGCTATCTTTCTCTCCGGGATTTCGGAAAGCTGGATTGCCATCGGTCTCACCCTGGGCGCATGGATTAACTGGAAGCTGGTGGCCGGGCGTCTGCGCGTGCATACCGAAGCCAACAACAATGCCCTGACCCTGCCGGACTACTTCACCGGCCGTTTTGAAGATAACAGCCGCATCCTGCGTATTATCTCCGCGCTGGTTATTCTGCTGTTCTTCACCATCTACTGTGCCTCCGGCATCGTGGCCGGGGCGCGTCTGTTCGAAAGCACCTTCGGCATGAGCTATGAAACCGCACTCTGGGCGGGCGCCGCAGCAACCATCCTTTATACCTTCGTGGGTGGCTTCCTGGCAGTAAGCTGGACCGATACCGTGCAGGCCAGCCTGATGATTTTTGCCCTGATCCTGACCCCGGTTATTGTGATCCTCTCCGTGGGCGGCCTGGGTGATTCCCTGGCGGTGATCCAGCAGAAGAGCATCGAAAATGTCGATATGCTGAAAGGGCTGAACTTCGTCGCCATTGTCTCCCTGATGGGCTGGGGGCTGGGTTACTTCGGCCAGCCGCACATCCTGGCGCGCTTTATGGCGGCAGACTCTCACCACACCATCGTCCATGCCCGTCGTATCAGCATGGCGTGGATGATCCTCTGTCTGGGCGGCGCCTGTGCGGTAGGCTTCTTCGGTATTGCTTACTTCAACAACAACCCGGCCCTGGCGGGTGCGGTGAACCAGAACGCCGAGCGCGTGTTTATCGAGCTGGCGCAAATCCTCTTTAACCCGTGGATCGCCGGTATTCTGCTCTCTGCGATCCTGGCGGCGGTGATGTCCACCCTGAGCTGCCAGCTGCTGGTCTGCTCCAGCGCCATCACCGAAGACCTGTACAAAGCCTTCCTGCGTAAGAACGCCAGCCAGAAAGAGCTGGTGTGGGTAGGGCGCTTTATGGTGCTGGTGGTGGCCCTGGTCTCCATCGCGCTGGCGGCAAACCCGGAAAACCGCGTGCTGGGTCTGGTGAGCTACGCCTGGGCAGGCTTCGGTGCCGCTTTTGGTCCGGTGGTGCTGTTCTCGGTGATGTGGTCCCGCATGACCCGCAACGGCGCGCTGGCCGGGATGATTATTGGTGCAGTTACCGTCATCGTCTGGAAGCAGTTCGCGTGGCTGGGGCTGTACGAAATCATTCCGGGCTTTATCTTCGGCAGCATCGGGATTGTGGTCTTCAGCCTGCTGGGTAAAGCGCCGTCTGCCGCGATGCAGAAACGCTTTGCGGAAGCGGATGCGCATTACCACACCGCGCCGCCAACGAAGTTACAGGCTGAGTAA
- a CDS encoding DUF3574 domain-containing protein has product MTIKTGLVAGAILLLAGCNAPSRSMAENTCKADNQMQQTTLYFGLNRPAGEAITGQEWQQFVDQDVTPRFRDGLTVFDARGQWLGNDGKVARESSKALMLIHGKDAQSESNIEALRGIYKQRFAQESVMRVDQPVCVQF; this is encoded by the coding sequence ATGACAATCAAAACAGGGCTTGTGGCTGGCGCAATTTTACTGCTGGCAGGCTGCAACGCCCCATCGCGCAGCATGGCGGAAAACACCTGCAAAGCTGATAATCAGATGCAGCAAACCACCCTCTATTTCGGCCTGAACCGTCCGGCAGGGGAGGCGATCACCGGCCAGGAGTGGCAGCAGTTTGTTGACCAGGACGTGACGCCGCGTTTTCGCGATGGCTTAACGGTGTTTGATGCGCGAGGGCAGTGGCTGGGGAATGACGGGAAGGTAGCGCGCGAATCAAGCAAGGCGCTGATGCTGATCCACGGCAAAGATGCCCAGAGCGAGAGCAATATTGAGGCACTGCGCGGGATCTATAAGCAGCGCTTTGCCCAGGAATCGGTGATGCGCGTAGACCAGCCGGTGTGCGTACAGTTTTAA